Proteins found in one Salinimonas lutimaris genomic segment:
- the dndB gene encoding DNA sulfur modification protein DndB: protein MNLLDNDFCYSFPAVRGVQAGRPFYIATCPLRIIPKIFIYDEEEVPPELRAQRTLNKTRIPEMSRYLVDNPDDYVFSALTASVGSEVSFIEQENAPNIGTLKVSMNTSILINDGQHRRAAIEEAIKHKPELGQDNIAIVFYIDEGLSRSQQMFADLNQHAIRPSSSLSTLYDDRDPGARVAKYLANNAKPFIGFTEMEKGSIPVKSNKIFALSAVKHATRALLGKGPKDDISDDEQQFALQFWNCINNNMVEWQLVRDKKLAVSEFRQEYLTAHGIALQAIAIVGNHLLDFAEKERIATLEKLNSINWRKSNPEWVKRAMMHGKLSKASSNIFLTALEIKRQLGLELSQDDLQKEKDLLDS from the coding sequence ATGAATTTATTAGACAATGATTTTTGCTATTCCTTCCCTGCTGTGAGAGGCGTGCAGGCCGGAAGACCATTTTACATTGCAACTTGCCCTCTTCGTATCATACCGAAAATCTTCATTTACGATGAAGAAGAAGTACCTCCAGAGTTACGCGCTCAGCGCACACTGAATAAGACTCGAATTCCGGAGATGAGCAGGTATTTGGTTGATAACCCAGATGACTATGTTTTTTCAGCACTTACAGCATCTGTAGGCAGCGAAGTTTCATTTATAGAGCAAGAAAATGCGCCAAACATTGGCACGCTAAAAGTTTCTATGAATACGAGCATTCTAATCAACGATGGGCAACACCGCAGAGCGGCAATTGAAGAAGCAATCAAGCATAAGCCAGAGCTCGGTCAAGACAATATCGCAATTGTGTTTTACATTGATGAAGGGTTAAGCAGAAGCCAACAAATGTTTGCTGACTTAAACCAGCATGCAATCCGCCCTTCCTCATCGCTTTCAACACTTTACGATGATAGAGACCCAGGCGCGCGCGTAGCAAAATATCTTGCGAATAATGCCAAGCCATTTATTGGCTTTACCGAGATGGAAAAAGGAAGTATTCCAGTAAAGAGTAATAAGATTTTCGCTTTAAGTGCAGTTAAACACGCAACCAGAGCATTGTTAGGAAAAGGCCCAAAGGACGATATTTCAGACGACGAACAACAGTTCGCTTTGCAGTTCTGGAACTGCATTAATAATAATATGGTCGAATGGCAATTAGTGCGGGATAAAAAGCTTGCTGTCAGTGAGTTTCGTCAGGAATATTTGACGGCGCACGGTATCGCTCTTCAAGCCATTGCGATTGTTGGAAACCATCTTTTGGACTTTGCTGAAAAAGAAAGAATCGCAACGTTAGAAAAGCTTAACTCTATCAACTGGCGAAAATCTAATCCCGAATGGGTCAAACGCGCAATGATGCACGGCAAGCTGTCCAAAGCTAGCTCAAATATATTTCTCACAGCACTAGAAATTAAACGCCAATTGGGACTTGAGTTATCTCAAGATGACCTTCAAAAAGAAAAAGACTTATTAGATTCATGA